From Cellulophaga lytica DSM 7489, a single genomic window includes:
- a CDS encoding alginate export family protein, with amino-acid sequence MKLLKNAFFTGLILLIQQVNAQQFNLDAEIKPRFEFRNGYSTLNSDAVDPASFVSQRTRLNFDYKGTEFNAFVAAQNVRVWGDAATLSTTDANGITLQQAWAEAFLGKWSFKLGRQHIAYDTERIFGRADWNQQGRSHDALRIKFKPNATNRIDIGFALNETSQSIFEEDYTLNNYKNFQYLWYNTKFNKIGLSFLFLNTGFAFDDNNEQKIAYNQTIGLTSALNDNRWSANASIYLQTGKIENSDLSALNASAIINYSLNSEFLVGLGAEYMSGTDMNETTSDLNSFTPWFGTNHRYNGIMDYFYVGNHSNSVGLVDINAKINYSKNKFSANLAPHFFSSAATIVNGNGIEQDSYLGTEIDLTLGYKASKSIVFNAGYSQMFASDSMEIIKGGDASMTNNWAWAMITFKPHFFSYNGN; translated from the coding sequence ATGAAGTTATTGAAGAATGCATTTTTTACTGGTTTAATACTTTTAATACAGCAAGTAAATGCACAACAGTTTAATTTAGATGCAGAAATAAAACCACGTTTTGAGTTTAGAAACGGTTACAGCACCTTAAATTCTGATGCCGTTGACCCTGCTTCTTTTGTATCACAAAGAACTAGATTAAATTTTGACTACAAAGGAACTGAATTTAACGCCTTTGTTGCTGCACAAAATGTAAGGGTTTGGGGAGATGCTGCTACATTATCTACTACAGATGCAAATGGCATAACATTACAACAAGCTTGGGCAGAAGCTTTTTTAGGAAAATGGAGTTTTAAACTGGGAAGACAACATATTGCTTATGATACAGAGCGTATTTTTGGACGTGCAGACTGGAACCAACAAGGTAGAAGCCACGATGCTCTTAGAATAAAATTTAAACCAAATGCAACTAACAGAATAGATATTGGTTTTGCACTAAACGAGACATCACAATCTATTTTTGAAGAAGATTACACCCTAAATAACTACAAAAACTTTCAGTATTTATGGTACAACACTAAGTTTAACAAAATAGGTTTAAGCTTTTTATTTTTAAATACTGGTTTTGCTTTTGATGACAATAACGAACAAAAAATAGCGTACAACCAAACCATTGGTTTAACAAGTGCCTTAAATGATAATAGATGGAGTGCAAATGCATCAATTTATTTGCAAACTGGTAAAATTGAAAATTCAGATTTATCTGCTTTAAATGCCAGTGCAATCATAAACTACAGCTTAAACTCTGAGTTTTTAGTAGGGCTTGGAGCCGAGTATATGTCTGGGACAGATATGAACGAAACTACTAGCGATTTAAATTCTTTTACTCCTTGGTTTGGAACCAACCACAGGTATAATGGTATTATGGATTATTTTTATGTTGGTAACCACAGTAACTCTGTTGGCTTAGTTGATATTAACGCTAAAATTAATTACAGTAAAAATAAGTTTTCTGCCAACTTAGCACCTCACTTTTTTAGTTCTGCTGCTACTATAGTAAATGGTAACGGTATAGAGCAAGATAGCTATTTAGGTACAGAAATAGACCTTACTCTTGGGTACAAAGCATCTAAAAGTATAGTTTTTAATGCCGGATACTCACAAATGTTTGCTTCTGATTCTATGGAAATTATTAAAGGAGGAGACGCCTCTATGACCAACAATTGGGCTTGGGCTATGATTACTTTTAAACCACATTTTTTTAGTTATAATGGCAATTAA
- the ccoN gene encoding cytochrome-c oxidase, cbb3-type subunit I codes for MEVQQFYYDNKIVKKFLYATIFWGIVGMSVGLLLAFMFLFPNLTDGISWLSFGRLRPLHTNAVIFAFVGNAIFAGVYYSTQRLLKARMFSDGLSNFNFWGWQAIIVAAAITLPLGYSTSKEYAELEWPIDIAIAVVWVAFGWNLIGTMLRRRQRHLYVAIWFYLATFVTVAVLHIFNSLELPVSALKSYSVYAGVQDALVQWWYGHNAVAFFLTTPFLGLMYYFVPKAANRPVYSYRLSIVHFWSLIFIYIWAGPHHLLYSALPDWAQNLGVAFSIMLLAPSWGGMINGLLTLRGAWDKVRTDPTLKFMVVAITGYGMATFEGPMLSLKNVNAIAHFSDWIIAHVHVGALAWNGFLTFGMIYWLVPKMFKARLHSTGLANAHFWIGTLGIILYALPMYVAGFTQALMWEDFNPDGTLVYGNFLETVKEIIPMYWMRAIGGSMYILGAFIMLYNVFKTVRSGQKVEDELAEAAPLTRVSKKRTKGETYHSWLERKPVQLTILATVAILIGGIVQIIPTILVKSNIPTITSVKPYTPLELEGRDLYIREGCVGCHSQMVRPFRGEVERYGEYAKAGEFVYDHPFLWGSKRTGPDLLRVGGKYSDNWHLNHMYDPQSTSSGSIMPAYQWLIRNEHDRSNVKSKMEAMVSLGVPYTKEDIANAEKSMEEQATKIEKNLYTDPDFAKSYEADKKFAKDNGKPFVEMKDREIVSLIAYLQRLGTDIKIKNTEETTAKK; via the coding sequence ATGGAAGTACAACAGTTTTATTACGACAATAAAATCGTAAAGAAATTTCTCTATGCTACAATATTTTGGGGTATTGTAGGAATGTCAGTGGGTCTGTTATTAGCCTTTATGTTTCTTTTTCCAAATTTAACCGATGGTATTTCATGGTTAAGTTTTGGTAGGTTAAGACCATTACATACAAACGCAGTAATTTTTGCCTTTGTGGGTAACGCTATTTTTGCGGGAGTATATTACTCTACGCAGCGTTTGTTAAAGGCACGTATGTTTAGTGATGGGTTAAGTAATTTTAACTTTTGGGGTTGGCAAGCCATAATTGTAGCCGCAGCTATTACATTGCCATTGGGTTACAGCACATCTAAAGAGTATGCAGAACTAGAGTGGCCAATAGATATAGCTATTGCAGTAGTTTGGGTAGCTTTTGGTTGGAACCTTATAGGAACAATGTTGCGTAGAAGACAAAGACATTTGTATGTAGCAATTTGGTTTTACTTAGCTACGTTTGTTACTGTAGCTGTACTGCATATATTTAATAGTTTAGAGCTGCCAGTAAGTGCACTAAAAAGTTACTCTGTTTATGCAGGTGTACAAGATGCATTGGTGCAGTGGTGGTATGGACATAATGCGGTAGCATTTTTCTTAACAACACCATTTTTAGGGTTAATGTATTATTTTGTACCTAAGGCAGCAAACAGACCTGTGTATTCTTACAGGTTATCTATAGTACACTTTTGGTCTTTAATATTTATTTATATCTGGGCAGGTCCTCACCACTTGTTGTATTCTGCTTTACCAGATTGGGCACAAAATTTAGGTGTAGCATTCTCTATTATGTTACTTGCTCCGTCTTGGGGAGGTATGATAAACGGACTTTTGACCTTGCGTGGTGCTTGGGATAAAGTACGTACAGATCCTACGCTTAAATTTATGGTAGTAGCCATTACAGGTTATGGTATGGCAACTTTTGAAGGTCCTATGTTATCATTAAAAAATGTAAATGCAATTGCGCATTTTAGTGACTGGATTATTGCTCACGTACACGTTGGAGCCTTAGCCTGGAACGGGTTTTTAACTTTTGGTATGATCTACTGGTTGGTGCCAAAAATGTTTAAAGCAAGGTTACACTCTACTGGTTTAGCAAATGCCCACTTCTGGATTGGTACCTTGGGTATTATTCTTTACGCATTGCCAATGTATGTAGCAGGGTTTACACAAGCCTTAATGTGGGAAGATTTTAATCCAGATGGAACTTTAGTTTATGGTAACTTTTTAGAAACCGTAAAAGAAATTATACCAATGTATTGGATGCGTGCAATAGGTGGTAGTATGTACATATTAGGTGCATTTATTATGCTGTATAATGTGTTTAAAACAGTACGTTCTGGCCAAAAAGTAGAAGATGAATTGGCAGAAGCTGCACCCCTTACAAGAGTATCTAAAAAAAGAACAAAAGGAGAAACATACCACTCTTGGTTAGAGCGTAAGCCTGTGCAATTAACCATATTGGCAACAGTAGCTATTTTAATTGGTGGTATAGTGCAAATTATACCTACAATACTAGTAAAATCTAACATACCAACAATAACAAGTGTAAAACCGTATACACCTTTAGAGTTAGAGGGTAGAGATTTATATATAAGAGAAGGTTGTGTTGGTTGCCACTCGCAAATGGTACGTCCGTTTAGAGGAGAGGTAGAGCGTTACGGTGAGTATGCTAAAGCAGGAGAGTTTGTTTATGATCATCCATTTTTATGGGGAAGTAAGCGTACTGGTCCAGATTTATTAAGAGTTGGTGGTAAATATTCAGACAATTGGCACTTAAACCATATGTACGATCCGCAAAGTACCTCATCTGGTTCTATAATGCCAGCCTACCAATGGCTTATACGTAATGAACATGATAGGAGCAATGTAAAAAGCAAAATGGAGGCTATGGTTTCTTTAGGTGTGCCTTATACAAAAGAAGATATTGCTAACGCAGAAAAATCTATGGAGGAGCAAGCTACTAAAATAGAAAAGAACCTATATACAGACCCAGATTTTGCAAAGAGCTACGAGGCAGATAAAAAGTTTGCTAAAGATAACGGAAAGCCTTTTGTAGAAATGAAAGACAGGGAAATTGTATCTCTAATAGCTTATTTACAGCGTTTAGGTACAGATATTAAAATAAAGAATACAGAAGAAACAACTGCTAAAAAATAA
- a CDS encoding FixH family protein — protein sequence MKINWGTGIVLAFVGFISFILYFVVRMNSENRAKHDLVTEEYYKAELGYQKEINDVTNAYKLTNKLAVEKTEDGLLIAFPKDQDFNKITGKVSLYRPSNKQLDFSLPISLSKTHLLIPDKRLLDGRWDIKIAWEYNKKEFLHKQSITY from the coding sequence ATGAAAATAAATTGGGGAACAGGAATAGTACTGGCATTTGTAGGCTTCATTAGCTTTATATTATACTTTGTTGTTAGAATGAATTCTGAGAACAGGGCTAAACATGATTTGGTTACAGAGGAGTATTATAAGGCAGAGTTAGGGTATCAAAAAGAAATTAATGACGTTACCAATGCGTATAAATTAACCAATAAACTAGCTGTAGAAAAAACTGAAGATGGCTTATTAATAGCTTTTCCAAAGGATCAAGATTTTAATAAAATAACAGGTAAGGTGTCCCTATATAGACCATCTAATAAACAATTGGATTTTAGCTTACCCATAAGTTTATCCAAAACACATTTGCTCATACCTGACAAACGTTTGTTAGATGGTCGGTGGGACATTAAAATTGCATGGGAATACAATAAAAAAGAATTTTTACACAAACAAAGTATAACGTATTAA
- a CDS encoding heavy metal translocating P-type ATPase, whose protein sequence is MIKEKCFHCGDDCDTIPIVFKGKHFCCNGCKTVFEIFESNDLTYYYDLQSAAGTTPNEVADKYNFLDDPIILNKLIEFNEKKHQIVNLYIPHIHCSSCIWVLENLNKLQQSISSSQVDFPKKMVRIAYNPEDLSLKQLVILLAKIGYEPYISLDDYDKGKKNVDRSLIYKLGVAGFAFGNVMFLSFPEYFEVQEFWLDQYKNVFRWLMFAFSLPVVFYSAQDYLISAYKSISSKILNIDVPIALGVLVLFVRSTLEIIFDWGTGFFDSLTGLIFFLLLGKFFQQKTYSFLSFERDYKSYFPIAVTRIATGGKEETVQVYDIKQGDRLLIRNEELIPVDGIVLKGNARIDYSFVTGESEAVVKESGDKILAGGKQLQGAIEMEALKTVSQSYLTQLWGNSVFSIDKTSKFQTITDKISQRFTIAVLSIAFMATFIWMFIDSSKAINVFTAVLIIACPCAIALAAPFTLGNMLRIFGRKKFYLKNTQTIEQLAQLTTAIFDKTGTLTTAQKSTASYEGMALSAEEESLLKNTLRASNHPLSRTLYNLLAAQDILTLDDYEEHLGKGIIGVLEDNNIKVGSANFVGNNSVTAQENTAVYISSNDAYKGKFVFSNQYREGVSKLFEEMKQTLDLGVLSGDNEGEKERLQALLPKLTPLYFNQKPEDKLDFVKSLQEQGKKVLMVGDGLNDAGALAQSNVGIAISENVNVFSPACDGILDASKFKQLYQYINASKSAMKIIKLSFGFSLLYNLIGLYFATTGQLMPVIAAILMPLSSISIVLFTTIATNLVGKKIE, encoded by the coding sequence ATGATAAAAGAAAAATGTTTTCATTGTGGAGATGATTGTGACACAATACCTATTGTATTTAAAGGTAAGCATTTTTGTTGCAATGGATGTAAAACAGTCTTCGAAATTTTTGAGTCTAACGACTTAACTTATTACTATGACTTACAATCTGCTGCTGGTACAACACCAAATGAAGTAGCGGATAAGTATAACTTTTTAGATGATCCTATAATTTTAAATAAGCTTATAGAGTTTAATGAAAAAAAACATCAAATAGTAAATCTTTACATACCTCATATACATTGTAGTTCTTGTATTTGGGTTTTAGAAAACTTAAATAAATTGCAACAATCCATAAGTTCTTCTCAGGTAGATTTTCCAAAAAAAATGGTGCGTATTGCCTATAACCCAGAAGATTTAAGTTTAAAGCAGTTGGTTATTTTATTGGCTAAAATTGGGTATGAGCCATACATTTCTTTAGATGATTATGACAAAGGTAAAAAAAACGTAGACCGTAGTCTTATTTATAAATTAGGGGTTGCAGGTTTTGCTTTTGGTAACGTTATGTTTTTGTCTTTTCCGGAGTATTTTGAGGTGCAAGAGTTTTGGTTAGATCAATACAAAAATGTATTTAGGTGGTTAATGTTTGCTTTTTCATTGCCTGTAGTTTTTTATTCTGCACAAGACTATTTAATATCTGCTTACAAAAGTATTTCTTCTAAAATTTTAAATATAGATGTGCCTATTGCATTAGGTGTTTTGGTGCTTTTTGTACGTAGTACATTAGAAATTATTTTTGATTGGGGAACTGGTTTTTTTGATAGTTTAACAGGGTTGATATTTTTTCTGCTGCTAGGTAAATTTTTTCAACAAAAAACATATTCCTTTTTATCTTTTGAGCGCGATTATAAGTCGTACTTTCCAATAGCAGTAACCAGAATTGCAACCGGAGGAAAAGAAGAAACTGTGCAGGTTTATGATATTAAGCAAGGAGACCGACTTTTAATTAGAAATGAAGAATTAATACCAGTAGATGGTATTGTATTAAAAGGTAATGCACGTATAGATTATAGTTTTGTTACAGGAGAGTCTGAGGCTGTTGTAAAAGAAAGCGGAGATAAAATTTTGGCAGGTGGTAAGCAGTTGCAAGGAGCAATAGAAATGGAAGCTTTAAAAACGGTATCACAAAGTTACTTAACACAATTATGGGGAAATTCTGTTTTTTCTATAGATAAAACAAGCAAGTTCCAAACCATTACAGATAAAATTAGTCAGCGTTTTACAATTGCAGTTTTAAGTATTGCTTTTATGGCTACATTTATTTGGATGTTTATTGATAGTAGTAAGGCTATAAATGTTTTTACTGCGGTTTTAATAATTGCTTGCCCTTGTGCAATAGCATTAGCAGCACCATTTACATTGGGTAATATGTTGCGCATTTTTGGGCGTAAAAAATTCTATTTAAAAAACACACAAACTATAGAGCAGTTAGCACAGTTAACTACAGCTATTTTTGATAAAACAGGAACCTTAACAACAGCTCAAAAAAGCACAGCTAGTTATGAGGGTATGGCGTTAAGCGCAGAAGAAGAATCGTTATTAAAAAATACATTAAGAGCCTCTAACCACCCTTTAAGTAGAACCCTTTATAATTTATTAGCAGCGCAAGATATTTTAACCTTAGATGATTATGAAGAACATTTAGGAAAAGGAATAATAGGAGTTTTAGAAGATAATAATATAAAAGTAGGGTCTGCAAATTTTGTTGGAAATAACAGTGTAACCGCACAAGAGAATACAGCTGTATACATTAGTAGTAATGATGCATACAAAGGCAAGTTTGTTTTTAGTAACCAATATAGAGAAGGTGTGTCTAAATTGTTTGAAGAAATGAAACAAACTTTAGATTTGGGTGTTTTATCTGGTGATAATGAAGGAGAAAAAGAACGTTTGCAAGCTTTGTTACCCAAATTAACTCCACTTTACTTTAACCAGAAACCAGAAGATAAATTAGACTTTGTAAAGAGTTTACAAGAGCAAGGAAAAAAAGTGCTTATGGTTGGTGATGGTTTAAATGATGCTGGTGCTTTGGCACAAAGTAATGTAGGTATTGCTATATCAGAAAATGTAAATGTATTTTCACCTGCCTGTGATGGTATTTTAGATGCATCAAAATTTAAGCAATTGTACCAGTATATAAACGCATCTAAAAGTGCAATGAAAATTATAAAATTAAGTTTTGGTTTTTCTTTATTGTATAATTTAATTGGATTGTATTTTGCTACTACAGGACAATTAATGCCTGTTATTGCAGCTATATTAATGCCTTTAAGCTCTATAAGTATTGTTTTGTTTACTACTATTGCAACGAATTTAGTGGGTAAAAAAATAGAATAA
- a CDS encoding universal stress protein encodes MKNILLPTDFSENANNAISYALELFKKENCTFYLLNTYVPAIPHSRFMAENSKTLVLEKNTETASKNGLKKTIEYIKQKHSNPLHNYKTISSFDLLTHEVIDIIKNEHINFVISGTKGITNFKRVFIGANTMHIINAIKDCPVLAIPNHYNFGIPKQLVLATDLKRSLSPEALQALLFITKMCNCTVHILHLKTNTVLDDFQKSNLKIIQNCLASIPLKLHLLPFYANKSEIISSFIKDHTIDTLALVYNNRSYLEELIQEPVLENADYHTKIPLLVLPS; translated from the coding sequence ATGAAAAATATACTTTTACCAACAGATTTTTCTGAAAATGCAAACAATGCAATTTCTTATGCTCTAGAGCTTTTTAAAAAAGAAAATTGTACTTTTTACTTATTAAACACCTATGTGCCGGCTATACCACATAGCAGGTTTATGGCAGAAAACTCTAAAACTTTAGTTTTAGAAAAGAATACAGAAACAGCTTCTAAAAACGGTTTAAAAAAAACAATAGAATACATAAAGCAAAAACACAGTAACCCATTACACAATTACAAAACTATATCCTCTTTTGATTTGCTAACCCATGAGGTTATAGATATCATTAAAAACGAGCATATAAACTTTGTGATATCTGGTACTAAAGGAATTACAAATTTTAAACGTGTTTTTATTGGCGCAAATACAATGCATATTATAAATGCAATTAAAGATTGCCCAGTTTTAGCTATTCCAAACCATTATAACTTTGGCATACCAAAACAATTAGTTTTAGCCACTGACCTTAAAAGAAGTTTAAGCCCTGAAGCATTACAAGCTTTATTATTTATAACAAAAATGTGTAACTGTACAGTACATATTCTTCATTTAAAAACTAATACTGTATTAGATGATTTTCAAAAATCTAACTTAAAAATAATACAAAACTGCTTGGCTAGTATCCCTTTAAAACTGCATTTACTACCGTTTTACGCAAACAAATCTGAAATTATAAGTAGTTTTATAAAAGACCACACAATAGATACATTGGCATTAGTATATAATAACCGTAGTTATTTGGAGGAATTAATACAAGAGCCTGTGCTAGAAAATGCAGATTACCACACAAAAATTCCGTTATTGGTTTTACCTAGCTAA
- a CDS encoding CcoQ/FixQ family Cbb3-type cytochrome c oxidase assembly chaperone: protein MLKFIKGHMESMEGIATYPMISLLIFFVFFTILFWWVFTATKEHIKEVSNIPLEDDDKTNLTK from the coding sequence ATGCTAAAGTTTATAAAAGGACATATGGAGAGTATGGAGGGTATAGCAACCTATCCTATGATATCATTACTTATATTTTTTGTGTTCTTCACCATACTTTTTTGGTGGGTGTTTACAGCAACAAAAGAACATATTAAGGAGGTAAGTAACATACCTCTAGAAGATGATGATAAAACCAACCTAACAAAATAA
- a CDS encoding Crp/Fnr family transcriptional regulator, which yields MSRCENCIIRQFNSLRAMSKDELKKVSDTKVSKTYKKGDAIFEEGERLDGVFCVRDGVSKLSKLSSNGKDQIIKLATKGEILGQRSVIAEESANLSAVAIKDVDLCFIPKESILHTLNTNPNFAVEVLRHMANDLREADDVIVNMSQKTVKQRIAEAFIYLKNEFGEDENGFLKLSLSREDMSNVVGTATESTIRIISEFKKKGMIETSGKQVRIKDLVKLQNVVSGL from the coding sequence ATGAGTAGGTGTGAAAATTGTATTATTCGTCAGTTTAATTCGTTACGAGCTATGAGCAAAGACGAGTTAAAAAAAGTATCTGACACCAAAGTTTCTAAAACTTATAAAAAAGGTGATGCAATTTTTGAAGAAGGAGAGCGTCTAGACGGTGTATTTTGTGTTAGAGATGGCGTGTCTAAACTATCTAAACTTAGCTCCAACGGAAAAGACCAAATAATAAAACTTGCTACTAAAGGAGAGATTTTAGGGCAACGTTCTGTAATTGCAGAAGAATCTGCTAACTTAAGCGCTGTAGCTATTAAAGATGTAGATCTTTGTTTTATTCCTAAAGAAAGTATTTTACATACTTTAAACACCAATCCTAATTTTGCTGTTGAGGTATTGCGCCATATGGCCAATGATTTAAGAGAGGCAGATGATGTTATTGTAAATATGTCTCAAAAAACAGTAAAACAACGTATTGCAGAAGCCTTTATCTATTTAAAAAATGAGTTTGGTGAAGATGAAAATGGTTTTTTAAAATTAAGTTTAAGCAGAGAAGATATGAGTAATGTTGTAGGTACGGCAACAGAATCTACCATTAGAATTATATCTGAGTTTAAAAAGAAAGGTATGATTGAGACTTCAGGAAAACAAGTTCGTATAAAAGACTTAGTTAAATTACAAAATGTAGTAAGCGGCTTATAG
- the ccoG gene encoding cytochrome c oxidase accessory protein CcoG, whose amino-acid sequence MAADEKFRDSIGTIDTDGKRAWVFPKKPSGKFYNYRKIVSYTLLLFLLVSPFIKIKGNQFILFNVIDRRFNIFGFPFWPQDFHLVVISMIIGVVFIALFTVAFGRIFCGWMCPQTIFLEMVFRRIEYWIEGDRGAQIRLDKQKWDAVKIRKRVTKWIIFFVISFIIANVFLAYLIGSDTLIKYITDGPLLHTSTMISLLIFTAVFYFVFAWFREQVCIIACPYGRMQGVLLDNKSIVVAYDHKRGEGENGRKKFRKNEDRTALGHGDCIDCAQCVNVCPTGIDIRNGTQLECVNCTACIDECNTIMEKVNLPKGLIRYASEDNIEKKTKFKFTPRLKGYSAVLIILIGLLIGMLFLRNDLEANILRLPGQLYEHKEGNIISNVYTFKLVNKTTEDVTDVSFKLLSHKGTIKLVTHKNFNVPAQELAEGTLFIEINNAALNGDKDKLKIGVYSNNKLVETTTARFLAPRSYK is encoded by the coding sequence ATGGCTGCAGATGAAAAGTTTAGGGATTCTATTGGTACAATAGATACTGACGGTAAAAGAGCTTGGGTTTTTCCAAAAAAACCTAGTGGTAAATTTTACAATTATCGCAAAATAGTTAGTTACACATTACTGTTGTTTTTGCTAGTATCTCCTTTTATAAAAATAAAGGGCAACCAATTTATATTGTTTAATGTAATAGATCGTCGTTTTAACATATTTGGTTTTCCTTTTTGGCCACAAGATTTTCATTTGGTCGTAATATCAATGATTATAGGTGTGGTTTTTATCGCCTTATTTACTGTTGCTTTTGGGCGTATTTTTTGTGGTTGGATGTGTCCGCAAACCATTTTTTTAGAAATGGTTTTTCGTAGAATAGAATATTGGATTGAAGGTGACCGTGGAGCACAAATACGTTTAGATAAGCAAAAGTGGGATGCTGTTAAAATTAGAAAAAGAGTAACCAAATGGATTATCTTTTTTGTCATCTCGTTTATAATTGCTAACGTTTTTTTAGCATATTTAATTGGTAGTGATACGCTAATTAAATACATCACAGACGGACCATTGTTGCATACCAGTACAATGATATCATTATTAATTTTTACAGCAGTTTTCTATTTTGTTTTTGCTTGGTTTAGAGAGCAAGTATGTATTATAGCTTGTCCTTATGGGCGTATGCAAGGTGTACTTTTAGACAACAAATCTATTGTAGTAGCGTATGACCATAAAAGAGGAGAAGGGGAAAATGGAAGAAAAAAGTTTAGAAAAAATGAAGATCGTACAGCACTTGGTCATGGAGATTGTATAGACTGTGCCCAATGTGTAAACGTTTGTCCTACTGGCATAGATATAAGAAATGGTACACAACTAGAGTGTGTAAACTGTACAGCTTGTATAGATGAGTGTAATACCATAATGGAAAAAGTAAACTTGCCAAAAGGTTTAATTAGGTATGCTAGTGAAGATAATATAGAGAAAAAGACCAAGTTTAAATTTACACCAAGACTAAAAGGTTACTCGGCAGTTTTAATAATTTTAATAGGATTGCTTATTGGTATGCTGTTTTTAAGAAACGATTTAGAAGCAAATATTTTAAGACTTCCAGGTCAGTTATATGAACATAAAGAAGGAAACATAATTAGTAATGTATATACTTTTAAACTGGTGAACAAAACTACAGAGGATGTTACAGATGTTAGTTTTAAACTGTTATCCCATAAAGGAACAATTAAACTGGTTACACATAAAAACTTTAACGTGCCAGCACAAGAGCTGGCAGAAGGCACATTATTTATAGAAATTAATAATGCAGCTTTAAATGGTGACAAAGACAAGCTTAAAATAGGAGTGTATAGTAATAATAAATTAGTAGAAACAACTACAGCACGTTTTTTAGCACCAAGAAGCTACAAATAA
- the ccoS gene encoding cbb3-type cytochrome oxidase assembly protein CcoS — protein MSVIYVLLSISIIVALFFFLAFIISVKSGQYDDSYTPSIRMLFEDELVQKSSETQESKKIEQTKMN, from the coding sequence ATGAGTGTAATTTATGTGTTGCTGTCTATAAGTATTATAGTGGCGTTGTTTTTCTTTTTAGCATTTATAATATCGGTAAAGAGTGGTCAATATGATGATTCTTATACACCATCTATACGTATGCTTTTTGAAGACGAATTGGTACAAAAGAGCTCTGAGACTCAAGAAAGTAAAAAAATCGAACAAACTAAGATGAATTAA
- a CDS encoding cbb3-type cytochrome c oxidase N-terminal domain-containing protein, which translates to MKNMTPWWIRIPLVFFIVFGLMEYFIDSGDQPAFIAYPIVLGFLVLVLLILIASEVIVRSIENVMFQTLPEEAKQKYLEEDTKKVEWKWGKRVYAKLLGSKPMEEEHEIILDHNYDGIQELDNNLPPWWVYLFYAGIIFGAVYLARFHVFNDYDQALEYEQDVAAAKIEIEEYKKTAKGLVDVNTVEVLTDAADIKAGEKIYQTSCVACHIADGGGGIGPNLTDEYWLLGGGIKNVFNTISEGGRDGKGMVAWKQILKPLERAQVASYVLTLQGTTPANPKEPQGEIWKPESTEE; encoded by the coding sequence ATGAAAAATATGACACCTTGGTGGATAAGGATACCTCTAGTTTTCTTTATCGTTTTTGGATTAATGGAATACTTTATAGACTCTGGTGACCAACCAGCGTTTATAGCCTATCCAATTGTTTTAGGTTTTTTAGTATTGGTATTACTAATATTAATAGCGTCTGAAGTAATAGTTAGGTCTATTGAAAATGTAATGTTCCAAACATTGCCAGAAGAGGCAAAACAGAAATATTTAGAAGAAGATACTAAAAAGGTTGAGTGGAAATGGGGGAAAAGAGTTTATGCTAAACTATTAGGATCTAAACCTATGGAAGAAGAGCATGAAATAATTTTAGATCATAATTATGATGGTATACAAGAGTTAGATAACAATTTACCGCCATGGTGGGTGTATCTTTTTTATGCAGGTATCATATTTGGAGCAGTGTACTTAGCTAGATTTCATGTTTTTAATGATTATGACCAAGCATTGGAGTATGAGCAAGATGTTGCTGCTGCAAAAATAGAAATAGAAGAGTATAAAAAAACCGCTAAAGGTTTAGTAGATGTAAACACAGTTGAAGTTTTAACAGATGCTGCAGATATAAAAGCTGGTGAAAAAATATACCAAACAAGTTGTGTTGCTTGTCATATTGCAGATGGTGGTGGTGGTATAGGACCTAACCTAACAGATGAATATTGGCTTTTAGGTGGTGGTATTAAAAACGTTTTTAACACCATATCTGAAGGTGGTAGAGATGGTAAAGGTATGGTTGCTTGGAAACAAATATTAAAGCCGTTGGAGCGTGCACAAGTAGCTAGTTATGTATTAACACTACAAGGTACAACACCAGCAAATCCTAAAGAACCGCAAGGAGAAATTTGGAAACCAGAATCAACAGAAGAATAA